A single window of Chitinophaga sp. XS-30 DNA harbors:
- a CDS encoding TIM-barrel domain-containing protein, whose translation MNLIKIPLVLLCFFTLSAFAGQVERMDDGLLVRIKQPAPGSARHVRLQVVSDRIIHVSAGAGDTLSVTPSLMVTVSGRDNIKWDAIENDKEVILTTTALSVTVTLHSGQVVFRDKAGNIILQEASGGGKAFHPVTYGNKPLYRIRQLFESPEDEAFYGLGQHQTGLMNYKNKDVDLTQYNSVAAVPFVVSSRNYGILWDNYSITRFGDDRPHQQLSGLTGKDGKPGLTATYADRKDPAKIYVQQSESKIDYEFLHALRRIPAAFPMDKGKVTWEGHITSNEDGAHKFYASTSGYIKIWLDGQLVLDRWREGWNPGPSVFTADFSKGSKKAIRVEWIPESSQAFVSLKWLTPTPAALRDKLCFSSEAGEKIDYYFMYGENMDEVISGYRQVTGKATMLPKWAMGFWQSRERYKTQEEILQTVAEFRKRRIPLDNIVLDWSYWKEDAWGSQEFDPARFPDPKGMIAQLHHKYNTHFMISVWPKFYEGIDTYKMFEEKNWLYPQNIINRQRDWIGKGYVSTFYDAFQPDARKLFWNIVDQKLFKLGVDAWWLDATEPDILSNASIEERKQLMNPTAIGPAEQYFNTYSLLNAKGIYEGQRATKPDQRVYILTRNANAGIQRYAAAAWSGDIAARFDELERQIPAGLNLCLSGLPWWTTDIGGFFVEDKYDQPDPEGEDLKEWQELNTRWYQYGAFCPLFRAHGQYPYREVFNIAPEESEVYQSIVYYNRLRYKLMPYIYSLAGKTYHNDYTVMRALPMDFPADTAVRDIADQFMFGPSLLVNPVYHYQARERKLYLPSGNGWYDFYTAVYLPGGQHITAPAPLERMPLYVKEGSILPFGPDIQYTAEKPADTISLYVYTGRDASFRLYEDENINYGYEEGRFLNIPVRWQEGSRTLTIGAQEGSFPGMLKKRWFRIVYINPGEAAEKDGGMITYTGKAQTKTLKD comes from the coding sequence ATGAACCTGATCAAGATTCCACTGGTATTACTTTGCTTTTTTACATTATCTGCTTTCGCCGGACAGGTAGAAAGAATGGATGATGGACTGCTGGTCCGCATCAAACAACCCGCTCCCGGCAGCGCCCGGCACGTAAGGTTACAGGTGGTGAGCGACCGCATCATTCACGTAAGCGCCGGTGCCGGTGACACCCTTTCTGTCACCCCGAGCCTGATGGTGACCGTTTCCGGCAGAGACAATATAAAATGGGACGCTATCGAGAATGATAAAGAAGTAATATTGACAACAACCGCGCTGTCCGTTACCGTTACATTACACAGCGGACAGGTGGTGTTTCGCGACAAAGCCGGCAATATCATCCTGCAGGAGGCATCCGGCGGGGGCAAGGCCTTTCATCCTGTTACCTACGGCAACAAGCCGTTATACCGCATCCGCCAGCTATTTGAATCGCCTGAAGATGAGGCTTTCTACGGGCTGGGCCAGCACCAGACGGGACTGATGAACTACAAGAACAAAGATGTGGACCTCACCCAGTACAATTCCGTAGCCGCAGTACCATTCGTGGTCTCCAGTCGCAACTACGGCATCCTGTGGGACAATTATTCCATCACCCGCTTCGGGGACGACCGGCCGCACCAGCAGCTCTCCGGCCTGACGGGGAAAGACGGAAAACCGGGACTGACGGCCACTTATGCCGACCGGAAAGATCCGGCAAAGATCTACGTGCAGCAATCCGAATCGAAGATCGATTACGAGTTCCTCCACGCCCTTCGGCGCATCCCGGCGGCCTTTCCGATGGACAAGGGCAAGGTGACCTGGGAAGGGCACATCACTTCAAACGAAGACGGCGCGCATAAATTCTACGCCAGCACTTCCGGTTATATTAAAATATGGCTGGACGGCCAGCTGGTGCTGGACAGGTGGCGTGAAGGATGGAATCCCGGCCCCTCCGTATTTACCGCGGACTTTTCCAAAGGCAGCAAAAAAGCCATCCGCGTGGAATGGATACCGGAATCATCCCAGGCCTTTGTATCCCTGAAATGGCTGACGCCCACTCCTGCAGCCCTGCGCGACAAGTTATGCTTCAGTTCCGAAGCGGGAGAAAAGATCGATTATTATTTCATGTACGGGGAGAATATGGATGAGGTGATCAGCGGCTACCGCCAGGTGACGGGCAAAGCCACCATGCTCCCCAAATGGGCCATGGGCTTCTGGCAAAGCCGCGAACGCTACAAAACACAGGAGGAGATCCTGCAGACCGTGGCGGAATTCCGGAAGAGACGGATACCGCTGGACAATATTGTGCTGGACTGGTCTTACTGGAAAGAAGACGCCTGGGGCAGCCAGGAATTTGATCCCGCCCGTTTCCCGGACCCCAAAGGCATGATCGCGCAGCTGCATCATAAATACAACACACATTTCATGATATCCGTCTGGCCCAAGTTCTACGAAGGCATTGACACCTATAAAATGTTCGAGGAAAAGAACTGGCTGTACCCGCAGAATATCATTAACCGGCAACGGGACTGGATAGGGAAAGGCTATGTATCCACTTTCTACGATGCCTTTCAGCCGGATGCACGAAAACTCTTCTGGAACATCGTTGATCAAAAACTCTTCAAGCTGGGAGTAGATGCCTGGTGGCTGGATGCCACCGAGCCGGACATCCTCTCCAATGCCTCTATCGAAGAACGGAAACAGCTGATGAACCCCACCGCTATCGGTCCAGCTGAACAATACTTCAACACGTATTCCCTCCTGAATGCCAAAGGCATTTATGAAGGCCAGCGCGCCACGAAGCCGGACCAGCGGGTATATATCCTCACCCGCAACGCCAACGCCGGTATCCAGCGTTATGCCGCGGCTGCCTGGAGCGGGGATATCGCCGCCCGTTTCGATGAACTGGAACGCCAGATCCCCGCCGGCCTCAACCTCTGCCTGTCCGGTTTACCCTGGTGGACAACGGATATCGGCGGCTTCTTCGTAGAAGACAAATACGATCAGCCCGATCCCGAAGGCGAAGACCTTAAAGAATGGCAGGAACTGAACACCCGCTGGTACCAGTACGGCGCCTTCTGCCCCCTGTTCCGCGCACATGGGCAATATCCCTACCGGGAAGTGTTCAATATCGCACCGGAAGAAAGCGAAGTGTACCAGTCCATCGTGTACTATAACCGGTTGCGGTATAAACTGATGCCCTACATCTATTCCCTTGCCGGTAAAACTTACCATAACGACTATACGGTAATGCGTGCCTTGCCCATGGATTTCCCGGCCGATACCGCTGTGCGGGATATTGCGGACCAGTTCATGTTCGGCCCGAGCCTGCTGGTGAACCCGGTGTATCATTACCAGGCCCGCGAGCGCAAGCTATACCTGCCCTCCGGCAACGGCTGGTACGATTTCTATACCGCCGTTTACCTTCCGGGGGGGCAGCATATCACTGCGCCCGCACCATTGGAGCGGATGCCGCTTTATGTGAAAGAAGGATCTATCCTGCCTTTTGGGCCGGATATCCAGTACACTGCCGAAAAGCCGGCCGATACCATCAGCCTGTATGTGTACACCGGCAGAGACGCTTCCTTCCGGTTGTATGAAGATGAAAATATCAATTACGGATATGAAGAAGGCCGTTTCCTCAACATTCCCGTCCGCTGGCAGGAAGGCTCCCGTACGCTGACCATCGGGGCGCAGGAAGGCAGCTTCCCGGGCATGCTGAAAAAACGCTGGTTCCGCATCGTGTACATCAACCCGGGCGAAGCAGCGGAAAAGGATGGCGGCATGATCACTTATACCGGAAAAGCACAAACGAAAACTTTGAAAGATTAA
- a CDS encoding TonB-dependent receptor, translated as MKLLYNKLCVLLTALTLPLCIMAAGAYGQSLTGKVVDAEDNTPLPGVSIQVKGTTKGTATISDGSFRLDVAATDVLVISFMGYASQEVPVNGQSSLTIRLRPSATGLDELVVVGYGTQKKKLLTGATVQVDSKDLVRNHTLGVEQALQGQAAGVQITSNSGQPGDAMKFNIRGIGTNGNSQPLFIVDGFPTDDISYLNPADIATIDILKDAASTAIYGTRAANGLVMITTKRGNAGGMRATFDASFGWQNPAKKLDLLTGEQYGIIVNEAAINSGRAPIYTLEQIKQLGRGTDWQAAATNSNAPIQNYSLGLAGGNNTSTFSSSLSYQAQDGVIGIRGNSKFSRITFRINSEHRLYKDIFKVGQNLTYSRADQSGIGTGNIYNNSIRGLLNTSPTFPVFDSTGKYGKSSLSADEANPIGMMDYNNNNKRIADRILGNVYLDAAILKHLRFRTDIGVDIAFVTDNSFVPVYELATNNTNPNSYATMGAYRNFTWNWENTLTWQQNFGKHDLTVLAGTTARKFNGFNVSGRKEDLIIPDFDHAIIDNGTNDLTQKTYGARSVHILQSYFGRVNYSFDDKYILSATLRTDGSTRFGTNNRYGTFPAFSAGWIVTNEDFMDISWLDHFKVRGGWGQNGNDRIGDFAYLATVSSAWRSYYFGNGSDVPKSVGASPDKIPNPDLRWEASQQTDIGFDATLFNSLNITFDWYNKTTKDWLVAPPIPDIVGTGAPYINGGKIVNKGIEIAANYTHKFGELSIGIGGNISFNRNKVLEVPNQEGILHPEYNNVLSSNMDEYYLAQNGFPIGYFFGLKTAGIFQNQQEIDSYRSKDGNPIQPSAQPGDVRFVDLNEDGVIDRNDKTMVGNPNPQQTYGINLNADWKGFDIAILLTGVGGNQIVDGTRSYDRFYNNFTTAVFDRWTGEGTSNYLPRLTMGDEANGNWSKFSDLYVRNGSFMRIKSVNIGHDFKRSIGKRLPVQQLRLYVSGLNLYTFTHYRGLDPEVGFGVDPWSSGTDLGYYPQPRTLLVGLNVKF; from the coding sequence ATGAAACTACTGTACAACAAATTATGTGTGCTCCTGACAGCGCTGACCCTGCCGCTCTGCATAATGGCTGCGGGCGCTTACGGCCAGTCCCTTACCGGCAAGGTAGTGGACGCCGAAGACAATACGCCCTTACCCGGCGTATCCATTCAGGTAAAAGGCACTACCAAAGGCACTGCCACCATCTCCGATGGCTCGTTCCGCCTGGATGTTGCGGCTACGGACGTCCTGGTCATCTCCTTCATGGGCTACGCCAGTCAGGAAGTACCTGTTAACGGGCAATCCAGCCTCACCATCCGCCTCCGGCCCTCCGCTACCGGGCTGGATGAACTGGTGGTAGTCGGTTACGGCACCCAGAAAAAGAAACTGCTGACCGGCGCTACCGTACAGGTAGACAGCAAAGATCTCGTGAGGAATCATACCCTCGGCGTTGAACAGGCACTGCAAGGGCAGGCCGCCGGTGTGCAGATCACCTCCAATTCCGGACAGCCCGGCGATGCCATGAAATTCAATATTCGCGGTATCGGCACCAACGGCAATTCCCAACCCCTGTTCATTGTGGACGGGTTCCCAACGGATGACATCTCTTACCTGAACCCGGCGGACATCGCCACCATCGACATCCTCAAAGATGCCGCGTCCACAGCCATCTACGGTACCCGCGCGGCCAACGGCCTCGTGATGATCACCACGAAGCGAGGGAACGCCGGCGGCATGCGTGCAACCTTTGATGCCTCCTTTGGCTGGCAGAACCCGGCCAAGAAGCTGGACCTGCTCACCGGTGAACAATATGGTATCATCGTTAATGAAGCGGCCATCAATTCCGGCAGAGCACCCATTTATACATTGGAACAGATCAAACAACTCGGCAGGGGAACAGACTGGCAGGCGGCGGCAACCAACAGCAACGCGCCTATCCAGAACTACAGCCTCGGCCTGGCAGGTGGAAACAACACCTCCACCTTTTCCTCATCCCTCTCCTACCAGGCGCAGGACGGCGTGATAGGCATAAGGGGCAACTCGAAGTTCTCCCGCATCACCTTCCGCATCAACTCGGAACACCGTCTCTATAAAGATATTTTCAAAGTTGGCCAGAACCTCACCTACTCCCGTGCCGATCAAAGCGGCATCGGCACCGGCAACATCTACAACAACTCCATCCGTGGCCTCCTGAACACCAGTCCCACTTTTCCGGTATTCGATTCCACCGGCAAATACGGGAAGTCATCGCTGAGCGCGGACGAAGCCAATCCAATTGGCATGATGGACTACAACAATAACAACAAACGGATAGCGGACAGGATACTCGGCAATGTGTACCTGGATGCGGCCATTCTGAAACATCTCCGCTTCCGTACGGACATCGGGGTAGATATCGCGTTCGTTACCGACAATTCATTCGTACCGGTCTATGAACTGGCCACGAATAACACCAATCCCAATTCCTACGCCACCATGGGCGCATACCGGAATTTTACCTGGAACTGGGAAAATACGCTCACCTGGCAGCAGAACTTCGGCAAACATGACCTCACGGTGCTGGCCGGTACCACGGCCCGGAAATTCAACGGCTTTAACGTCAGCGGCAGAAAGGAAGACCTGATCATCCCGGACTTCGATCATGCCATCATCGATAACGGCACGAACGACCTTACCCAGAAGACCTACGGCGCCCGCTCCGTGCATATCCTGCAATCTTACTTCGGAAGGGTGAACTACAGCTTTGATGATAAATACATCCTCTCCGCCACCCTGCGCACAGATGGCTCCACCCGGTTCGGTACCAATAACCGGTACGGCACCTTCCCCGCATTCTCCGCAGGCTGGATCGTTACCAACGAGGATTTCATGGATATCAGCTGGCTGGACCATTTCAAGGTCCGCGGCGGATGGGGACAGAACGGCAATGACCGCATCGGTGATTTCGCCTACCTGGCCACTGTCAGCTCCGCCTGGCGCTCCTACTATTTCGGCAACGGCTCCGATGTGCCCAAGTCCGTAGGCGCCTCGCCGGACAAAATACCCAATCCCGATCTCCGCTGGGAAGCCTCGCAGCAAACCGACATCGGGTTTGACGCTACGCTCTTCAACAGCCTGAACATCACCTTCGACTGGTATAACAAAACCACGAAAGACTGGCTGGTAGCACCGCCCATTCCGGATATCGTTGGCACCGGCGCTCCCTATATCAACGGTGGAAAGATCGTGAACAAAGGCATAGAGATCGCTGCCAACTATACCCACAAGTTCGGTGAGCTGAGCATCGGCATCGGCGGCAACATCTCGTTCAACCGGAACAAGGTGCTGGAAGTCCCCAACCAGGAAGGCATCCTTCATCCTGAATATAACAACGTACTGTCTTCCAACATGGATGAATATTACCTCGCGCAGAACGGATTCCCCATCGGTTATTTCTTCGGCCTGAAAACCGCCGGTATCTTCCAGAACCAGCAGGAAATAGACAGCTACCGCTCCAAAGACGGCAACCCGATACAACCTTCCGCCCAACCCGGCGATGTGCGTTTTGTTGACCTGAATGAGGACGGGGTGATTGACCGGAACGACAAGACCATGGTAGGCAACCCGAACCCGCAACAGACGTATGGCATCAATCTGAATGCCGATTGGAAAGGTTTTGACATTGCCATACTGCTCACCGGCGTGGGCGGCAACCAGATCGTAGACGGCACCCGTTCTTACGACCGTTTCTATAATAACTTCACCACCGCCGTATTTGACCGGTGGACCGGCGAAGGCACCTCCAATTACCTGCCCCGTTTAACCATGGGTGACGAAGCAAACGGCAACTGGAGCAAATTTTCCGACCTCTATGTGCGCAACGGCTCATTCATGCGGATCAAGAGCGTAAATATCGGGCATGACTTCAAAAGATCGATCGGCAAAAGGCTGCCGGTACAACAGTTACGGCTATACGTTTCCGGCCTGAACCTTTATACGTTCACCCACTACCGCGGTCTCGACCCGGAAGTAGGGTTCGGTGTAGATCCCTGGTCTTCCGGCACGGACCTGGGCTACTATCCTCAACCCAGGACGCTCCTGGTAGGTCTTAATGTCAAATTCTAA
- a CDS encoding RagB/SusD family nutrient uptake outer membrane protein, whose product MTLNIIHPIRQRGIMRTFAAALLISLTASCGKGFLDIGPIDQKTEEDFYKTPQDAMEALVAAYSVLNMDGYGNIALTSEIASDNCFGGGGNGDGGMRQWDRFDNYNDHNAAAWKKYYTGIYRANIFLQKVDNVDFGNDEDTKKRLIAEAHFLRAYYYFDLVRMFGNVPLITAPLEPGNYNIPQADPAEVYKLIAEDLKIAAADLSDRRYADIPPAEQGRATRWAAKALLGKVFLYYTGYYSKPDIEGVFTKQEAIAAIDDVIMNSGHGLVEKYFNLWRASAETGGFAGQNNTEAVFAIQYTHLGLKNWDQQNGNRMQVMIGIRSQVLLPYYKGWGAATVNPKLWDAFAAGDTRRSASIISIQDEGLAGSYAVGDQYQYTGYFMKKNTPLDENKPEDLGGDFQLDNYDNYVVIRFADVLLMGAELNLNTDLGKAQDYYNRVRDRAFGDQLHRITLTGDAAGLKHIMDERRFELSMEGHRYWDLLRQGMATAKAALDNVSANSVFNVTFRPETGGLLAIPQTQIGLSNGSLVQNNGWN is encoded by the coding sequence ATGACACTGAATATTATACATCCAATCAGGCAGCGCGGCATCATGCGGACATTCGCAGCAGCACTTTTGATCAGCCTGACCGCTTCCTGCGGGAAAGGTTTCCTGGACATCGGCCCGATCGACCAGAAAACAGAAGAAGATTTCTATAAAACGCCGCAAGACGCTATGGAGGCCTTGGTAGCCGCTTACAGCGTATTGAACATGGACGGATACGGCAATATCGCCCTCACGTCGGAGATCGCGTCGGACAACTGTTTCGGCGGCGGCGGCAATGGTGACGGCGGTATGCGGCAATGGGACCGCTTTGACAACTATAACGACCACAATGCTGCGGCCTGGAAGAAATACTATACGGGCATTTACCGGGCGAATATATTCCTGCAAAAGGTTGATAACGTGGATTTCGGTAATGATGAGGACACTAAAAAACGCCTCATCGCCGAAGCACACTTCCTCCGTGCTTATTACTACTTCGACCTGGTAAGGATGTTCGGCAATGTGCCGCTGATCACCGCACCGCTGGAACCGGGCAACTACAATATTCCCCAGGCTGACCCTGCCGAAGTGTACAAACTGATCGCGGAAGACCTGAAGATAGCGGCAGCCGATCTCTCCGACCGCAGGTATGCCGACATACCGCCCGCCGAGCAGGGCCGCGCCACCCGATGGGCCGCCAAAGCATTGCTGGGAAAGGTTTTCCTTTATTACACCGGCTATTACAGCAAACCGGATATCGAAGGCGTATTCACTAAACAGGAGGCCATTGCCGCCATCGATGATGTGATCATGAACAGCGGGCACGGGCTGGTGGAAAAATATTTCAACCTCTGGAGAGCTTCCGCCGAAACGGGCGGCTTTGCCGGGCAGAACAATACAGAAGCCGTATTTGCCATCCAGTACACGCACCTGGGGCTGAAGAACTGGGACCAGCAAAACGGCAACCGCATGCAGGTCATGATCGGTATCCGTAGCCAGGTGCTGCTCCCCTACTACAAAGGCTGGGGCGCCGCGACGGTGAACCCGAAGCTTTGGGATGCCTTCGCTGCCGGTGATACCCGCAGGTCCGCTTCCATCATCTCCATACAGGACGAGGGGCTGGCCGGGTCATATGCAGTAGGTGACCAGTATCAATACACCGGCTACTTCATGAAAAAGAATACGCCGCTGGATGAAAATAAACCCGAGGACCTGGGTGGTGATTTCCAGCTCGACAATTACGACAACTATGTGGTGATCCGTTTTGCGGATGTGCTGCTCATGGGCGCTGAGCTGAACCTCAATACAGACCTTGGCAAAGCCCAGGATTACTACAACCGGGTGCGCGACCGCGCCTTCGGCGACCAGTTGCACCGCATCACGCTGACCGGCGATGCCGCGGGGCTTAAACATATTATGGACGAAAGGAGATTTGAATTGTCCATGGAAGGGCACCGGTACTGGGACCTCCTGCGCCAGGGAATGGCAACGGCAAAGGCCGCACTGGATAATGTGTCCGCCAACTCCGTATTCAATGTCACCTTCCGCCCGGAAACAGGGGGGCTGCTGGCGATCCCGCAGACACAGATCGGACTGTCCAACGGCAGCCTGGTACAAAACAACGGCTGGAACTAG